A part of Methanohalobium evestigatum Z-7303 genomic DNA contains:
- the gyrB gene encoding DNA topoisomerase (ATP-hydrolyzing) subunit B, with protein MADKQVYDSTNIQVLEGLEAVRKRPSMYIGSVDSRGLHHLVYEVVDNSIDEALAGYCSEINTILNSDGSVTLEDDGRGIPVDTHAKYNKSALEVVMTLLHAGGKFDKNSYKVSGGLHGVGVSVVNGLSEWLDVEVKRDDKRYYQHYEKGYPKTEVQVLGESEGNGTKFTFKPDSEIFESTEFDYDSLSTRLRELAFLNKGIKITIKDERSEEGQEDVFQYDGGIVSFVKHLNKNRSPIHEEPIYFEGESDGTIVEISLQYTDSYGEYVYSFANNINTHEGGTHVIGFKTALTRVANDYIRKNEIEKGNVRLTGEDIREGLTAIISAKIPDPQFEGQTKTRLGNSDVKGVVESLVTEELSRYLEENPKIANSIIKKALSAKRAREAAKRARELTRRKSALEVSTLPGKLADCSETDPSVSEIFLVEGDSAGGSAKMGRDRRFQAILPFRGKIINVEKARLSKVLKNNEILSLITAMGTGIGEDFDINKARYHKVIIMTDADVDGAHIRTLILTFFFRYMNEMVDNGYVYIAQPPLYRIKKGKKEFYIHTEKEKNAKLKELGEKGVSIQRYKGLGEMNPEQLWATTMNPESRKLTQVTMEDAAAADEMFSILMGEEVEPRRQFIEKHATEVVNLDV; from the coding sequence ATGGCTGATAAACAGGTTTATGATTCAACTAATATCCAAGTCCTTGAAGGGCTAGAAGCTGTACGTAAACGTCCGAGTATGTATATCGGAAGCGTTGACAGCAGAGGGCTCCACCATCTCGTGTACGAGGTAGTGGACAACAGTATTGATGAAGCTCTTGCAGGTTACTGTTCTGAAATAAATACTATACTAAATTCTGACGGCAGTGTGACCCTTGAAGACGATGGTAGAGGTATACCAGTAGATACACATGCCAAATACAACAAATCTGCACTTGAAGTTGTAATGACACTACTTCATGCAGGAGGTAAATTCGATAAAAACAGCTACAAGGTTTCAGGAGGACTTCACGGAGTTGGTGTTTCCGTTGTAAACGGTCTTTCTGAATGGCTGGATGTTGAAGTAAAGCGTGATGATAAACGCTACTATCAACATTATGAAAAAGGTTATCCTAAAACAGAAGTACAGGTTCTTGGAGAATCCGAAGGTAATGGAACAAAATTTACATTCAAACCAGATTCAGAAATATTTGAGTCCACTGAATTTGATTATGATTCATTATCCACAAGATTAAGAGAACTTGCATTCCTGAACAAAGGTATAAAAATTACCATCAAAGATGAGCGTAGTGAAGAAGGGCAGGAAGATGTATTCCAGTATGATGGTGGTATTGTATCCTTCGTTAAACACCTGAATAAAAACAGGTCACCCATTCATGAAGAACCCATTTATTTTGAAGGAGAAAGTGATGGGACAATTGTTGAAATTTCCCTCCAGTACACTGACAGCTACGGTGAATATGTTTATTCATTTGCAAACAATATTAACACCCATGAGGGTGGAACTCATGTAATAGGTTTTAAAACCGCTCTTACGAGAGTGGCAAATGATTATATCAGGAAAAATGAAATTGAGAAAGGAAATGTAAGGCTAACAGGCGAGGATATCAGGGAAGGATTAACAGCCATTATAAGTGCAAAAATACCAGATCCACAATTTGAAGGGCAAACGAAAACCAGACTTGGCAACAGTGATGTTAAAGGTGTTGTGGAATCGTTGGTCACAGAAGAACTCTCCAGATATCTGGAAGAAAATCCCAAAATAGCAAACTCTATTATTAAAAAAGCACTGTCTGCAAAAAGAGCAAGAGAAGCTGCAAAAAGAGCGAGGGAACTTACAAGAAGAAAAAGCGCACTTGAGGTAAGTACACTTCCCGGTAAACTTGCAGACTGTTCAGAAACCGACCCATCAGTTTCAGAAATCTTTCTTGTAGAAGGAGATTCAGCCGGTGGTTCCGCAAAAATGGGGAGAGACCGCAGGTTTCAGGCTATATTGCCATTCCGAGGTAAGATTATAAATGTGGAAAAAGCCCGTCTTTCAAAAGTGTTGAAAAACAATGAAATATTGTCCCTGATTACTGCAATGGGTACAGGCATAGGCGAAGATTTTGATATCAACAAAGCACGTTATCACAAAGTTATCATTATGACGGATGCTGATGTAGATGGAGCACATATAAGGACGCTGATTTTAACTTTCTTCTTCCGCTACATGAATGAAATGGTTGACAATGGCTATGTATATATTGCACAGCCACCACTATACCGCATTAAAAAAGGTAAAAAAGAATTCTATATCCATACCGAAAAGGAAAAGAATGCAAAACTTAAAGAGCTTGGGGAAAAGGGCGTATCTATCCAGAGATATAAGGGTCTTGGTGAAATGAATCCAGAACAGTTATGGGCTACCACCATGAATCCAGAATCCCGCAAACTGACACAGGTAACAATGGAAGATGCTGCAGCAGCTGATGAGATGTTTTCCATACTTATGGGTGAAGAAGTAGAACCGCGACGTCAGTTTATTGAAAAACATGCAACAGAAGTTGTCAATCTTGATGTATGA
- a CDS encoding RNA-guided endonuclease InsQ/TnpB family protein yields the protein MHLTQKNHIKADKQKYEVLKRITKLSKNLYNFTLYTTRQYYFDNSKYLNHESAYHLVKENENYKMLPSQVAQQTMKVVDRNMKSFFRILGEKKRGNYNRPVKMPEYLPKDSKFVCIFPKDMFKIEDNKIRLSMGREFYKNYGVRYLYFKLPENITGKHIKEVRIIPKYNGQWFEIEYVYRDNGNGEKVDLDYNKHLSIDLGVNNFATCVDTNGTAFIIEGRGLKSYNRWWNKVKSGLQSVYDKQGIKSGQKLNWLFEKRKNKLNDFMNQSVNYIVKHCIDNNIGNIIIGELKDIKQNSNMGKKNNQTFQTIPFGKFKQKLRSKCEYYGIKYIEVDEAYTSKTDALALEPIGKHRKYMGKRVKRGLFQFSTGKLLNADVNGALNILRKVVGDSLIEITDSGCVNHPRRIRFFGNTCR from the coding sequence ATGCATCTCACCCAGAAAAACCATATCAAAGCGGATAAACAGAAGTATGAAGTCCTGAAAAGGATTACTAAATTGTCTAAAAACCTGTACAATTTTACTCTGTACACTACAAGACAATACTATTTTGACAATTCAAAATATCTCAATCATGAATCCGCTTATCATCTGGTAAAAGAAAATGAGAATTACAAGATGCTGCCTTCACAGGTTGCACAGCAAACCATGAAAGTAGTAGATAGAAACATGAAATCGTTTTTCAGGATTCTGGGTGAGAAAAAAAGAGGCAACTACAACCGACCTGTAAAGATGCCTGAATACTTACCTAAAGACTCTAAATTTGTATGTATCTTTCCAAAAGATATGTTTAAAATCGAAGATAATAAAATCAGGTTATCTATGGGTAGAGAATTTTACAAAAACTATGGTGTTAGATACCTGTACTTCAAGTTACCTGAAAACATAACCGGTAAACACATAAAAGAAGTAAGGATAATCCCGAAGTATAACGGACAATGGTTTGAGATAGAGTATGTTTACAGAGATAATGGTAATGGTGAAAAAGTCGATTTAGACTACAATAAACATCTATCTATTGATTTAGGAGTGAACAATTTCGCAACCTGTGTAGATACCAATGGGACTGCTTTCATCATAGAAGGCAGGGGTTTGAAATCATATAACCGTTGGTGGAACAAAGTCAAAAGTGGGTTGCAGTCTGTATATGATAAACAGGGTATAAAATCAGGTCAGAAACTGAACTGGTTGTTCGAAAAAAGGAAGAACAAACTCAACGATTTCATGAATCAGAGTGTTAACTATATCGTTAAACACTGTATAGATAATAACATCGGCAACATCATAATCGGAGAACTGAAAGACATTAAACAGAACTCCAATATGGGTAAAAAGAATAACCAGACTTTTCAAACTATACCCTTTGGCAAATTCAAACAGAAACTTCGGTCTAAATGTGAGTACTACGGTATCAAGTATATAGAAGTTGATGAGGCATATACCAGTAAAACCGATGCTCTTGCATTAGAACCCATTGGAAAACACCGAAAATACATGGGTAAAAGAGTAAAAAGAGGATTGTTCCAGTTTTCTACTGGTAAATTACTCAATGCCGATGTCAATGGAGCATTGAACATATTAAGAAAAGTAGTCGGTGATTCTCTCATAGAGATAACCGATAGTGGATGTGTGAACCATCCAAGAAGGATAAGGTTTTTCGGCAACACATGTCGGTAA
- the tnpB gene encoding IS200/IS605 family element RNA-guided endonuclease TnpB — translation MLKAYKYRMYPNQIQQELIAKHIGACRFIYNWALENKIKSYEQDGKAISRFELNKQIRVLKEDHEWLNEINSQSLQGATLNLENAFTKFFREKSGFPKFKSKKNPVQSFSVPQYYKVDFGNNKVYIPKIGWIKTRLHRRFDGKQRTATITRTPTGKYYISILVDDDKQLPQKQTFDQNNTVGVDVGIKDFAVTSDGEKIDNPRYLKNSIERLKVLQKRLSRKKKGSNNYRKLKHQIAKYHEKIANQREDFQHKLSNKLISENQAVALECLNVKGLLRNHNLAQHITDASWSSFVQKLEYKAEWYGKNIIKIGRFDPSSKICHVCGYYNKGLELKDREWECPDCKTEHDRDINASVNIKKFALDKQNLIGINSPSG, via the coding sequence ATGTTAAAAGCCTACAAGTATCGTATGTATCCAAACCAAATCCAACAGGAGTTAATCGCAAAACATATAGGAGCTTGTAGGTTCATATACAACTGGGCATTGGAGAACAAAATCAAATCTTATGAGCAGGATGGTAAAGCAATATCAAGATTTGAATTGAACAAACAGATAAGGGTATTAAAAGAAGATCATGAATGGTTGAATGAAATTAACTCTCAATCATTACAGGGAGCTACTCTTAACCTGGAAAATGCTTTTACCAAATTTTTCAGAGAAAAATCAGGTTTTCCAAAGTTTAAATCCAAGAAAAACCCAGTACAATCGTTTTCTGTTCCTCAGTATTATAAAGTCGATTTTGGTAATAATAAAGTATACATACCTAAAATCGGCTGGATAAAAACAAGGCTTCATAGAAGGTTTGATGGTAAACAAAGGACTGCAACTATAACAAGAACACCGACAGGAAAATATTATATCAGTATTTTAGTCGATGACGACAAACAATTACCACAAAAACAGACATTCGACCAAAATAATACAGTAGGAGTCGATGTAGGAATCAAGGATTTCGCTGTAACATCCGACGGTGAAAAAATCGATAATCCAAGGTACCTGAAAAATTCAATTGAAAGATTGAAGGTATTACAGAAAAGGCTCAGCAGAAAAAAGAAGGGTTCTAACAATTACAGGAAACTAAAACATCAGATAGCAAAATATCATGAGAAAATTGCTAATCAGAGAGAAGATTTCCAGCATAAGTTAAGTAATAAACTGATAAGCGAGAACCAAGCTGTAGCACTGGAATGTTTGAATGTAAAAGGACTGCTGAGAAATCATAATCTGGCACAGCATATAACCGATGCTTCATGGAGTAGTTTTGTTCAGAAATTAGAGTATAAAGCAGAATGGTATGGTAAAAATATTATCAAGATAGGACGATTCGACCCATCAAGCAAAATCTGTCATGTATGTGGATATTATAATAAGGGTTTAGAACTTAAAGACAGAGAATGGGAATGTCCTGACTGCAAAACGGAACATGATAGAGACATCAACGCATCAGTAAATATTAAAAAATTCGCGCTGGATAAACAGAATCTAATAGGCATCAATTCACCTTCGGGATGA
- a CDS encoding replication factor C large subunit, with protein sequence MSEPIEWAEKYRPSTLSDVVGNKKALESLKKWAEEWLDNVPEKRAVILHGRAGIGKTSTAYALANDFGWEVIELNASDQRTAEVINKIAGSASKTGSLFGSGGKRLIVLDEADNLHGTNDRGGARAISETIKKTDQPVVLIANDVYGVASSIRNQCLEIKFNNVQTRSIAASLKKICKKEDINCDDESIEKLAQDSDGDVRSAINDLQAAVSGNELHIEDIATSQRDTEESIFKVLTKIFKGHDINDALNATYGIDESPEDMVHWIDENLPAQFKHEIDDIKSGYGYLSKADIYLGRVRNRQNYRLWRYANILMIGGMVVSRSQNYKGFIKFSPPSYWRKLGQMRAKRDLRDNIASKIAQHNYKSIRHVRSNLTPVYTKLLKDDDYAVDITADLNLSLDELVYLTGSKKTTKRLKNIHQKAESMVENFSAPDSFSTYSSSTKKTSSKKKNSKLDESKFNKNENTQTTSKTEDEPSQPVDQSEYNEKKSQDKSQKSLFDF encoded by the coding sequence ATGAGTGAACCAATCGAATGGGCTGAAAAATACAGACCATCTACACTTTCTGATGTAGTAGGCAACAAAAAAGCTTTAGAATCACTGAAAAAATGGGCTGAAGAATGGTTGGATAATGTACCAGAAAAAAGGGCTGTTATACTGCACGGCAGAGCTGGTATTGGTAAAACCTCAACAGCCTATGCTCTTGCAAATGATTTTGGATGGGAGGTAATTGAACTCAACGCAAGTGATCAGAGGACTGCTGAGGTTATCAACAAAATCGCAGGTTCTGCATCAAAAACAGGCTCACTGTTTGGTTCAGGCGGGAAAAGATTGATAGTACTTGATGAAGCTGATAACCTGCACGGTACCAATGACCGTGGCGGAGCCCGTGCAATCTCCGAAACAATTAAAAAAACCGACCAACCAGTAGTTTTGATTGCAAACGATGTCTATGGTGTAGCATCATCTATTCGAAATCAATGCCTTGAGATTAAATTTAACAATGTACAGACAAGGTCTATAGCCGCCTCCCTTAAAAAAATCTGTAAAAAAGAAGATATAAACTGTGACGATGAATCAATCGAAAAGTTGGCACAGGATTCAGATGGTGACGTACGCAGTGCTATAAACGACCTCCAGGCAGCAGTATCCGGTAACGAACTCCATATTGAGGATATAGCCACCTCACAGAGGGATACAGAAGAATCCATTTTCAAAGTTTTAACCAAAATTTTTAAAGGTCATGATATTAACGATGCCCTTAATGCTACTTACGGTATTGATGAAAGCCCTGAAGACATGGTTCACTGGATTGATGAAAATCTGCCTGCTCAGTTTAAACATGAAATTGATGACATAAAATCTGGTTATGGTTATCTTTCAAAAGCAGACATATATCTTGGAAGGGTGAGAAACAGACAAAATTACCGATTGTGGCGTTATGCTAATATACTCATGATTGGCGGAATGGTGGTTTCCAGATCCCAGAACTATAAGGGATTTATCAAATTCAGTCCTCCATCATACTGGAGGAAACTAGGACAAATGCGTGCAAAACGTGACCTTAGAGACAACATAGCATCCAAAATCGCTCAACATAATTATAAATCCATTCGCCATGTACGGTCTAACCTGACACCTGTATATACCAAGTTGTTAAAAGATGATGATTATGCAGTTGATATAACTGCTGACCTGAACCTATCACTGGATGAGTTAGTCTATTTGACAGGGAGTAAAAAGACCACAAAAAGGCTTAAAAATATACACCAAAAAGCAGAATCAATGGTCGAAAATTTTTCAGCACCCGATTCGTTTTCTACCTACAGTTCCAGTACCAAAAAAACATCCAGCAAAAAAAAGAATTCCAAACTGGATGAATCCAAATTCAATAAAAACGAAAATACACAGACTACCAGCAAAACCGAAGATGAACCGAGCCAACCTGTTGACCAGTCCGAATACAACGAAAAAAAATCACAGGATAAATCACAAAAATCTCTTTTTGATTTTTAA
- a CDS encoding DNA topoisomerase VI subunit B, whose protein sequence is MSSPIAEELAKNQQTISVAEFFEKNRQILGFDSAPRSLITTVKEAVDNALDAAEESGILPDILLQIERTGKDTLAVIIEDNGPGIVREQIPKVFAKLLYGSRFHALKQSRGQQGIGISAAVLYSQLTTGLQTKIVSKIGPESPAHYYEVMINTSTNDPEILKDEIVDWDRPHGTRVEMEMEASYVKGRRQSIQEYLKATAIVNPHARLTLIEPDGNEIVFERVTDKLPKAPDEILPHPHGIEMGTLMKMLRYTERQKVGAFLRYSFSKIGLNTADEICKTAGLDFEKEPREITRLEAKKLLEAFSKVKIMSPPTNCLSPIGEKLTYKGLNKEFNVDFIATTTRSPSVYSGNPFIVEVGIAYGGDLPKDDKIDIMRFANRVPLLYQQGGCVTTHAVESIKWKQYGLNQPGGGIPTGPAVILVHVASTNVPFTSESKDAIADIPEIKDEIELGIKDVARKLNRYINRQGTLKKRREKEVIITKVLPKMASTLAETLDREEPDINPVVAKIMGNVLVNRQFKRNEDNSVEVSIRIVNYANKSHEFDLHEMFPYEIKNANPDPKTTSLGDDFDYKWTLNISSNSSKVINYSIVSITDDELSRLPSVTIEGIEDELVTGAKAIKEIV, encoded by the coding sequence ATGTCATCCCCGATAGCAGAAGAACTTGCAAAAAATCAGCAAACTATAAGCGTTGCGGAATTTTTTGAAAAAAACAGACAGATTCTTGGATTTGATTCAGCTCCCAGAAGTCTAATTACAACTGTAAAAGAAGCTGTTGATAACGCACTGGATGCTGCAGAAGAATCAGGTATACTTCCCGATATTTTACTACAGATTGAGCGAACTGGTAAAGATACGCTTGCTGTGATAATCGAGGATAACGGTCCCGGTATTGTTAGAGAGCAGATACCCAAAGTATTTGCAAAACTGCTGTATGGTTCAAGGTTTCATGCATTGAAACAGAGTCGAGGTCAGCAGGGTATTGGTATATCTGCAGCAGTATTATATTCCCAGCTTACAACGGGTCTCCAGACAAAGATTGTTTCAAAAATAGGTCCAGAATCACCAGCCCATTATTATGAAGTGATGATTAATACCAGTACTAATGACCCTGAAATTTTGAAGGATGAAATTGTTGATTGGGACAGACCTCATGGTACAAGGGTTGAAATGGAGATGGAAGCATCTTATGTCAAGGGTCGAAGGCAGTCAATACAGGAATATTTAAAAGCTACTGCAATTGTGAACCCCCACGCACGTTTAACATTGATTGAACCCGATGGCAATGAGATTGTTTTTGAGCGTGTGACAGATAAATTACCCAAAGCTCCGGATGAAATCCTCCCCCACCCCCACGGCATTGAAATGGGTACTTTGATGAAGATGTTAAGATACACTGAACGCCAAAAAGTTGGTGCTTTTCTGCGTTATTCGTTTTCAAAAATAGGTCTCAATACTGCGGACGAGATTTGTAAGACTGCAGGGCTTGATTTTGAAAAAGAACCCCGTGAAATCACAAGACTTGAAGCTAAAAAACTGTTGGAGGCTTTTTCAAAGGTCAAAATCATGTCACCCCCTACAAACTGCCTTTCTCCGATAGGTGAAAAATTAACATACAAAGGATTGAACAAAGAATTCAATGTAGATTTTATAGCAACTACAACCCGTTCACCATCGGTATATTCAGGAAATCCGTTTATAGTTGAAGTAGGTATAGCATACGGTGGTGACCTCCCAAAAGATGACAAAATCGATATAATGCGTTTTGCAAATCGTGTTCCTCTTCTCTATCAACAGGGTGGATGTGTAACTACTCATGCAGTAGAATCCATTAAATGGAAACAATACGGATTGAACCAGCCGGGAGGGGGAATCCCAACAGGTCCAGCGGTTATACTTGTTCATGTTGCATCTACTAATGTACCCTTTACTTCCGAATCCAAAGATGCCATTGCAGATATACCCGAAATTAAAGATGAAATTGAACTTGGTATCAAGGATGTAGCAAGAAAATTAAACCGCTACATTAACCGTCAGGGTACACTCAAAAAACGGCGTGAAAAAGAAGTAATCATTACCAAGGTTCTGCCAAAGATGGCTTCAACTCTTGCAGAGACACTTGACAGGGAAGAACCAGATATCAACCCAGTAGTGGCAAAAATTATGGGCAATGTTCTGGTAAACAGACAGTTCAAAAGAAACGAAGACAACAGTGTGGAGGTTTCCATACGAATAGTTAATTACGCTAACAAATCCCATGAATTTGATTTGCATGAGATGTTTCCCTACGAAATAAAGAATGCAAACCCTGATCCTAAGACTACTTCTCTTGGTGATGATTTTGATTATAAGTGGACGCTTAACATTTCATCCAATTCTTCCAAGGTTATAAACTATTCGATTGTGTCAATAACAGATGATGAATTATCACGTCTTCCATCTGTAACAATAGAAGGAATTGAAGACGAACTTGTCACTGGTGCAAAAGCGATAAAGGAGATTGTTTAA
- a CDS encoding DNA topoisomerase IV subunit A, with translation MANSSELPHQKEHDSVAKDRLLGIARKLYDQFAEGIIPHVTLPSRTKGNIEYNSNSDVWVYGGRESERSAKTTKGAYQLLKTSKTIDFVMNNHLGQNRGSTLRELYYISENWGVAKFREQPESDKLVEDLEIITNLQREYFHMRPEEDGATLFGPLKLREETKRGARTIHCQEDIGESGYQIPFNVENIEFLENDANFIIAIETGGMYARLIENGFDEKYNAVLVHLKGQPARSTRRIIKRMNEELGLPVLVFTDGDPWSYRIYASIAYGAIKSAHLSEFMATPNAKFLGLQPTDIVEYELSTDKLTERDVEALRSELSDPRFETDYWKEQIELQLDIKKKAEQQAFAGKGLDFVTETYLPDRLKDLGII, from the coding sequence ATGGCTAACAGTTCTGAATTACCTCATCAGAAAGAACATGATTCTGTGGCAAAAGATAGACTGCTGGGTATTGCCAGAAAATTATATGACCAGTTTGCAGAAGGTATTATTCCTCATGTAACCCTACCCAGCCGTACAAAAGGTAATATTGAATACAACAGTAACAGTGATGTATGGGTTTACGGTGGTCGTGAGAGCGAACGTAGTGCAAAGACAACAAAGGGTGCTTATCAACTGTTAAAAACATCAAAAACCATTGATTTTGTTATGAACAATCATCTGGGACAAAATCGTGGTTCTACTTTAAGAGAATTGTATTATATTTCTGAAAACTGGGGAGTTGCTAAATTCCGTGAACAGCCAGAAAGCGATAAACTGGTGGAAGACCTTGAAATCATCACAAACCTGCAACGTGAATATTTCCACATGCGTCCAGAAGAGGATGGAGCAACATTATTCGGACCTCTAAAACTCAGGGAAGAAACAAAACGTGGAGCAAGGACAATTCATTGTCAGGAAGATATCGGAGAAAGCGGTTACCAGATTCCCTTTAATGTGGAAAATATCGAATTTCTGGAAAATGATGCCAATTTTATAATCGCAATAGAAACCGGTGGTATGTACGCAAGACTTATTGAAAACGGCTTTGATGAAAAATACAATGCTGTACTTGTTCACCTTAAAGGTCAACCTGCCCGTTCTACAAGAAGGATTATCAAACGCATGAACGAGGAACTCGGACTGCCTGTTCTGGTGTTTACCGATGGTGACCCATGGTCTTATCGCATTTATGCATCTATTGCCTATGGTGCAATAAAAAGCGCTCATCTATCTGAATTTATGGCGACACCAAACGCCAAGTTTCTGGGACTGCAGCCTACAGACATTGTAGAATACGAATTATCCACTGATAAGCTTACAGAAAGAGATGTAGAGGCTCTCAGAAGTGAGCTTTCAGACCCAAGATTTGAAACTGACTACTGGAAAGAACAAATAGAGCTCCAGCTTGATATCAAGAAAAAGGCAGAACAACAGGCTTTTGCTGGAAAAGGTCTGGATTTTGTGACCGAAACCTATCTGCCGGATAGGTTGAAAGATCTGGGAATTATTTAA